The following coding sequences are from one Candidatus Deferrimicrobiaceae bacterium window:
- the obgE gene encoding GTPase ObgE, protein MQFIDEATITVRSGDGGRGCVSFRREKYVPRGGPDGGNGGNGGSVILEVSPNLFTLLDFRYRRVFKAKRGQHGMGKNMHGKNGPDLVIPVPPGTMVLDADRGELLADLTKEGDTLRAAKGGRGGRGNTSFATSTNQAPDTAQPGIPGVARTLRLTLKLIAQIGLVGLPNAGKSTLLSRISRARPKIADYPFTTLSPVLGVVSHNEEEFVVADLPGLIEGAHRGAGLGLRFLKHAERTEGLVHVLDAARPAEEIAYAYRVVRQEMEKFHPALLARPTILAFNKMDIPGAREAAEHARAELNFPERDAYYISAVTGEGIPSFLSGLVALRRRPSYEI, encoded by the coding sequence ATGCAATTCATCGACGAGGCCACCATCACCGTCCGTTCCGGGGACGGAGGGAGGGGATGCGTGAGCTTCCGGAGGGAGAAATACGTCCCCCGGGGAGGCCCGGACGGCGGGAACGGGGGCAACGGGGGCAGCGTCATCCTCGAGGTGAGCCCGAATCTCTTCACCCTGCTCGATTTCCGGTACCGGCGGGTCTTCAAGGCGAAGCGCGGACAGCACGGGATGGGCAAGAACATGCACGGGAAAAACGGACCCGACCTCGTGATCCCGGTCCCGCCGGGGACCATGGTGCTGGACGCTGATCGGGGGGAGCTGCTGGCCGACCTGACGAAGGAAGGGGACACGCTCCGGGCGGCGAAGGGGGGGCGCGGGGGCCGCGGGAACACCTCCTTCGCCACGTCGACGAACCAGGCCCCGGACACGGCGCAGCCGGGGATTCCGGGGGTGGCGAGAACCCTCCGACTTACGCTCAAGCTCATCGCCCAGATCGGGCTGGTCGGCCTCCCCAACGCGGGGAAGTCCACCCTTCTCTCCCGGATTTCCCGGGCGAGGCCCAAGATCGCGGACTACCCGTTCACCACCCTTTCCCCCGTCCTGGGCGTGGTCTCCCACAACGAGGAGGAGTTCGTCGTGGCGGACCTCCCGGGTCTCATCGAGGGCGCCCACCGGGGGGCGGGACTGGGGCTTCGGTTCCTGAAACACGCGGAGCGCACCGAGGGGCTGGTCCACGTCCTGGACGCAGCGCGGCCGGCGGAAGAGATCGCGTACGCATACCGGGTCGTCCGCCAGGAGATGGAGAAGTTCCACCCCGCCCTCCTCGCCCGCCCGACGATTCTGGCGTTCAACAAGATGGACATCCCGGGCGCGAGGGAGGCCGCGGAGCATGCCCGCGCGGAGTTGAATTTCCCGGAGAGGGATGCCTATTATATTTCCGCGGTCACCGGGGAGGGGATTCCGTCGTTCCTTTCCGGCCTGGTGGCGCTCCGGAGACGCCCGTCGTATGAGATCTGA